The sequence below is a genomic window from Ciceribacter thiooxidans.
CGACCGCTCGGGCCATGACCAGGGCCGCGAGATGGCAGAGCTCCATGAAATCAACCGAGCTTGCGAGCGTCCGCGCATTGGTCGCGGCCGCAAAAACGGTATCGCCGTCTGCCGGCAGATGCGCCGGCAGGACGGCGCGGCCGATGCCGTTCTGGCCCATGATCGACAGCCGGTGCGCCTGCGCCTTGGTGAGCGCTGCATCGGTGACGACCGCGCCGATGGTCGTTGCGGTGAGATCGATCCCCTTCGCCCGCAGCACGGTGTCGGGCGCGGAGAAATTGGCCGGCAAGCCGATGCCGCCGAATTCGTCGTCCAGCTCGAATGGGGCGGACCAGAAAAAGGGTCCGTCGCCGATGGTCGCGGACCCCATGGCGTTGACGGCGACGATCGCCGCCACCTTGTGGCCGCCGGTGGTCATGGCGCTCGCCGAACCGAGGCCTCCCTTGAGCGTCGCCGTCGTCGCGCCGGTGCCGGCGCCGACGGTGCCGAGGGCGAAGACGCCCTTGGTGGCTGCCTTGAAGGCGGTATAGCCCATGTCGCGATAGGGCGACTGGATGCCCCAATCCTTGTTGCCGCCGTTCAGGAGATCCATGAGGATCGCTTGCGGCACGATCGGTACGCGCACGTCGCCGACGGGAAAGCCGCGCCCGATTTCACGCAGACCCGCCTGCACGCCGCCTGCTGCGTCGAGCCCGAAAGCCGATCCGCCGGAGAGAACCAATGCATCGACCACCTCCACCGTCATCGAGGGGTCGAGGAGGCCCGTCTCGCGTCCGCCGGGCGCACCGCCGAGTACGCTGCCGGAGGCCACTGCCGGCTCGTCGAAGACGATTACGGTGACGCCGGAGCCGAGCTCCAGGTCCGTCGAATGGCCGACGGAAACGCCTTCGATGTCGGTGAGCAGGTTTTCGAGGGCGCCTGTCATGCGTCTCTCCTGTTCGTGGTGGCCGTGGCCTTCGTGCAACGGTCTGATCCAGCGTTAAATCTGCTGCCGGAATGTGCCGGCGTTCTTGACATGGATCAAGGGCGGGCGTGAATTTCAACGCCAGATTGACTGGCATAGCTTCCGGAGCGACCTGCCTCTGGCCGAGCATTTCGACAGTTTCCGATCTCTCGTCTTTCCGTTTTTCTGCAAAAGAGCGTCCAGTGAAGAAGACTGCAAAGTTTGTCGCGGCTCTCGCCGCTCTGCTGGTCGTCGTCGGTGCGGCGGGCTATGCCTATCTCCAGTGGACTCAGCGCGATGCCCTGCCGGCGGGGATTGCCGCGGGCAATGGCCGGATCGAGGCGACGGAAATCGACATCGCCACCAAATTTGCCGGAAAACTGGCGTCCGTCGAGGTGGCGGAGGGTGATTACGTCACCAAGGGGCAGATGCTCGCCCGCATCGATACCGCCCAGGTTGAGGCGCAGCTGCGTGCTGCCGAGGCGCAGATCAAGGAGGCCGAACAGGCCCGCGATTCCGCCAATTTTGGCCTATCGCAGCGCCAGAGCGAGCTTGCCCTCGCCGAGAAAGATCTCGAACGCCAGCTCGTGCTGCTTGGCAAGGGGTTCGTCTCCGACCAGCGGGTGGATTCGCAGCGGCTCGTCAGGGACAGTGCCCGCGCAGCGCTTTCTGCTGCCGAAAGCGGCCTGCGCAGCGCCGAGGCGGCGATCGAAAGCGCCACTGCCGCACGTGACCAGATCACCGACATGCTGAGCAACGCAACGCTCTTGGCACCGAAGGACGGCCGGGTGCTCTATCGGCTCGCCGAGCCGGGCGAGGTTCTCGGCGCGGGCGGCAAGGTGTTGACCCTGCTCGATCTCTCCGACGTCTATATGACGATCTTCCTGCCGTCGGCGGATGCGGCCCGCACGGCGATCGGCGCCGAGGGGCGTATCCTGCTCGATGTCCTGCCCGACCGGGCGGTGCCGGGCACGGTTTCCTTCGTGTCGCCACAGGCCCAGTACACGCCGAAGCAGGTCGAGACCCGCAGCGAGCGCGACCGCCTGATGTTCCGCGTCAAGATCAGCGCACCGAAGTCGCTGGTGGCGCAGTATCTGCAGCAGGTGAAGACGGGCGTCACCGGCGTCGGGTATGTGAAGCTCGATCCCGCGGTCGTATGGCCGACCTGGCTGGAGTCCGACCTGACCACAGGCGTCGCGACCGATGCCAAACCCTGAGGCCGACCGTCAGGAGCCCGCCGTCGAGCTGCGCGGCGTCTCACATCGCTATGGCGGTGTCGTCGCGCTCGACGCCATCGACCTCACCGTCGCCGCGGGTTCGAAGATGGCGATCGTCGGTCCCGACGGTGTCGGCAAGTCGACGCTGCTCGGGCTCGTCGCCGGCGCCAAGCGCATCCAGACCGGCAGTGTCCATTCGCTCGGCAGCGACATGGGCGGGCAACGCTCCCGCGCCGGCGTGCTGCCGCGGATCGCCTATATGCCGCAGGGGCTCGGGCGCAACCTCTATCCGAGCCTTTCCGTCAGCGAGAACGTCGACTTCTTCGCCCGGCTTTTCGGCCACGGTGAGGTCGAGCGCCGGCGGCGCATCGCCGAGCTCTTGAAGGCAACCGGTCTTGATCCGTTCGGCGACCGCCTGATGGGCAAGCTCTCCGGCGGGATGAAGCAGAAGCTCGGGCTCTGCTGTGCGCTCGTGCACGACCCGGATCTCCTGCTGCTCGACGAACCGACGACGGGGGTCGACCCCTTATCGCGGCAACAGTTCTGGGACCTCGTGGAGAGTATCCGCAGAGCGCGTCCGCGCCTCACGATCCTGACTGCCACCTCCGACATCGACGAGGCGACGCGGTTCGACCGGGTGGCCATGCTGAACGACGGCCGTATCCTGGCTGATGGAACGCCGCCCGAACTGCTTGCCCGGACTAGGACGGATACGCTGGAGCGGGCGTTCGTGAGTCTCCTCAACGAGAACGGCCAAGGGACGGTCCCGGCCAATGGTGCCGTGGTGCCGAAGCGGCGGGGCGCCGGCCAGGACATAGCGATCGAGGCCAAGGGGCTGACACGGCGCTTCGGTTCCTTCACCGCCGTCGATCATGTGAGTTTCCGCATTCCGCGCGGAGAGATTTTCGGCTTCCTCGGTTCGAACGGCTGCGGCAAGTCGACGACGATGAAAATGCTGACAGGCCTGCT
It includes:
- a CDS encoding HlyD family secretion protein; protein product: MKKTAKFVAALAALLVVVGAAGYAYLQWTQRDALPAGIAAGNGRIEATEIDIATKFAGKLASVEVAEGDYVTKGQMLARIDTAQVEAQLRAAEAQIKEAEQARDSANFGLSQRQSELALAEKDLERQLVLLGKGFVSDQRVDSQRLVRDSARAALSAAESGLRSAEAAIESATAARDQITDMLSNATLLAPKDGRVLYRLAEPGEVLGAGGKVLTLLDLSDVYMTIFLPSADAARTAIGAEGRILLDVLPDRAVPGTVSFVSPQAQYTPKQVETRSERDRLMFRVKISAPKSLVAQYLQQVKTGVTGVGYVKLDPAVVWPTWLESDLTTGVATDAKP
- a CDS encoding P1 family peptidase, giving the protein MTGALENLLTDIEGVSVGHSTDLELGSGVTVIVFDEPAVASGSVLGGAPGGRETGLLDPSMTVEVVDALVLSGGSAFGLDAAGGVQAGLREIGRGFPVGDVRVPIVPQAILMDLLNGGNKDWGIQSPYRDMGYTAFKAATKGVFALGTVGAGTGATTATLKGGLGSASAMTTGGHKVAAIVAVNAMGSATIGDGPFFWSAPFELDDEFGGIGLPANFSAPDTVLRAKGIDLTATTIGAVVTDAALTKAQAHRLSIMGQNGIGRAVLPAHLPADGDTVFAAATNARTLASSVDFMELCHLAALVMARAVARGVYEATSLPVEGAQLSWRDRFG